A window of the Miscanthus floridulus cultivar M001 chromosome 14, ASM1932011v1, whole genome shotgun sequence genome harbors these coding sequences:
- the LOC136505466 gene encoding leucine-rich repeat receptor-like tyrosine-protein kinase PXC3, producing MAMVERRYGPCASDGFFLLRLLLPFLFVFSFLDVPPATAATTTTTTQSPPLNDTQKSIMNDIASLVNSESANTRWNTAENPCNWKGISCINSSSSSVVTSIALTNYGLSDSSIFAHLCRLDTLQSLDLSRNSFTNLSAQFFANSSCSMKEGLQSLNLSTNQLANSLSDLSHFPQLEVLDLSFNSFASRNLSADLGNFPKLRSFNASTNNLNGEVPTSMVGPLLELVLSGNQLSGSIPLRLFRYENLTLLDLSQNSLTGVVPDKFMSLPKLETLLLSGNKLIGEIPASLSNVTTLARFAANQNKFTGPIASWITKHVRMLDLSYNNLNGTIPFDFLSHQWLQTVDLTNNMLNGAIPRNFSQSLYRLRLGGNKLGENIPESICDTMGMTYLELDGNQLTGNIPSELGKCKSLSLLNLASNRLQGSVPSPIGELDKLVVLKLQNNSLIGPIPSTFSDLKILSTLNLSQNSLSGGIPSGIFELPKLSNLYLQGNNISGHIPISISSSKYLIELNLGDNALTGTIPTMPTTVTTSLLNLSHNHLNGPIPSNINSLSELEILDLSHNNLSGDVPSSLGTLQSLTLLELSYNDLSGSVPKFRQNQNVDIDIVGNPDLVNGTGNNNDTPTTGKKRRHNFVIIIFTIAGALVGLCVLAVIIVMSLSKRIYRVEDEGLPAGESVPQIINGRLITMNSIHTSAVDFIKAMEAVSNHQNIFLKTRFCTYYKAVMPNGSTYSVKKLNSSDKIFQIGSQEKFSREIEVLGKLTNSNVMVPLAYILTTDCAYLIYEHAHNGTVSDLLHGGKSEVIDWPSRYSIALGVAQGLTFLHGCTQPVLLLDLSTRTIHLKSTNEPQIGDIELYKIIDPSRSTGSFSTIAGTVGYIPPEYAYTMRLTMAGNVYSFGVILLELLTGKPSVSDGTELAKWALSLSGRPDQREQILDTRVSGTSIAVHSQMLSVLNIALSCVAFSPDARPKMRNVLRMLFNAK from the exons ATGGCCATGGTGGAGAGGAGGTATGGTCCCTGTGCCAGCGATGGCTTCTTCCTCCTACGGCTGCTGCTGCCGTTCTTGTTCGTCTTCTCCTTTCTTGATGTGCCACcggccactgccgccaccaccaccaccaccacgcaatCACCTCCACTGAACGACACGCAAAAGTCCATCATGAATGATATTGCGAGTCTGGTTAACTCTGAATCCGCCAACACCAGGTGGAACACTGCAGAGAATCCATGCAACTGGAAAGGAATCAGTTGCATAAATTCCAGTTCTTCCTCGGTCGTCACTAGCATCGCCTTGACCAACTATGGCTTATCCGACTCCTCCATCTTTGCCCACCTTTGCCGGCTTGACACCTTGCAGTCCCTTGACCTCTCCCGAAATTCGTTCACAAATTTGTCCGCCCAGTTCTTCGCCAATTCTTCTTGCTCCATGAAAGAAGGGTTGCAGTCACTTAATCTGAGCACCAATCAGTTGGCTAATTCGCTCAGTGATTTATCCCACTTCCCCCAGCTGGAAGTTCTTGACTTGTCCTTCAATTCCTTTGCCAGCAGAAATCTGAGTGCAGACTTGGGTAATTTTCCCAAATTAAGGAGCTTCAACGCTAGTACCAATAACTTGAATGGTGAGGTTCCTACCAGTATGGTCGGCCCTTTGCTGGAGTTGGTATTGTCTGGTAATCAACTGAGTGGTTCAATTCCTCTGCGTTtgtttagatatgaaaatctcaCTCTCCTAGATCTTAGCCAGAATTCTCTGACTGGTGTTGTCCCAGATAAGTTCATGAGTCTCCCCAAGCTCGAGACTTTGCTTCTTTCGGGCAATAAACTGATTGGGGAAATACCAGCGAGCCTCTCAAATGTGACAACGCTGGCTAGGTTTGCAgccaaccagaataaatttactGGTCCAATCGCCAGCTGGATTACCAAGCATGTAAGGATGTTGGATCTGAGTTACAACAATCTGAATGGCACGATCCCCTTTGATTTCCTCTCGCATCAATGGTTGCAGACTGTTGATCTTACCAACAACATGCTTAATGGGGCTATTCCCCGCAATTTTTCGCAAAGCCTCTACCGCTTGAGGCTTGGTGGAAACAAGCTTGGTGAGAACATCCCTGAGTCAATTTGTGATACAATGGGCATGACTTATCTTGAGTTGGATGGTAATCAGTTGACAGGAAATATACCTTCAGAGCTTGGCAAATGCAAGAGCTTGTCACTGTTGAATTTAGCATCAAATCGTTTGCAGGGTTCAGTGCCCTCTCCTATCGGTGAACTTGACAAACTGGTAGTTCTGAAGCTTCAAAATAACAGCCTCATCGGACCTATTCCAAGTACATTTTCCGATTTGAAAATCCTGAGCACATTGAATCTTAGTCAGAATTCACTCAGTGGAGGGATACCAAGCGGAATTTTCGAGCTGCCAAAGCTTTCAAACTTGTATTTGCAGGGCAACAATATCAGTGGGCATATTCCGATCTCAATCAGTTCATCGAAGTATCTAATCGAGCTCAATCTGGGTGATAATGCTCTGACTGGTACCATTCCAACCATGCCAACCACTGTGACTACATCTCTTCTTAATCTTAGTCATAACCATCTTAACGGGCCTATTCCTTCAAACATAAACTCTTTAAGTGAATTAGAGATTCTTGATCTTTCACACAACAACCTGTCTGGTGATGTCCCATCTTCACTAGGGACCCTGCAAAGCCTGACACTGCTGGAGCTTTCTTATAATGATCTGTCTGGATCTGTTCCTAAATTCCGCCAAAATCAAAATGTGGACATTGATATTGTCGGGAATCCTGATCTTGTAAATGGTACAGGAAACAATAATGACACTCCTACTACTGGTAAGAAAAGGAGGCACAATTTTGttatcatcattttcactattgCCGGTGCTCTTGTTGGATTATGTGTGCTTGCTGTTATTATTGTGATGTCATTATCAAAGAGAATTTATCGTGTTGAAGATGAAGGATTACCAGCTGGAGAATCTGTACCGCAAATAATCAATGGCCGCCTCATAACTATGAACAGCATCCACACCTCTGCAGTTGACTTCATCAAAGCAATGGAAGCAGTCTCCAACCACCAGAACATCTTTTTGAAGACCAGGTTCTGCACCTACTACAAGGCTGTAATGCCTAATGGCTCAACATACTCTGTAAAAAAGCTTAACTCTAGTGACAAGATTTTCCAAATTGGGAGCCAGGAGAAGTTTTCTCGTGAAATTGAGGTTCTAGGGAAATTGACCAATTCCAATGTCATGGTTCCATTGGCCTACATCTTGACTACAGATTGTGCCTACCTAATCTATGAGCATGCACACAATGGCACAGTGTCTGATTTGCTACATGGTGGAAAATCAGAAGTTATAGACTGGCCTTCACGATATAGCATTGCTTTGGGGGTGGCCCAAGGGCTGACATTTCTTCATGGGTGCACTCAGCCAGTTTTGCTTCTTGACTTGTCAACAAGGACCATCCACTTGAAGTCAACAAATGAGCCTCAGATTGGAGATATCGAGCTTTACAAGATTATTGACCCTTCCAGGAGTACTGGAAGCTTTTCAACCATTGCTGGTACAGTTGGTTATATTCCACCAG AGTATGCCTACACTATGAGGCTGACGATGGCTGGCAACGTCTATAGCTTTGGAGTCATTTTACTGGAGCTGCTGACAGGAAAACCATCGGTCAGTGATGGCACTGAATTAGCCAAGTGGGCGCTCAGTCTTTCTGGCAGGCCTGATCAAAGGGAGCAAATCCTTGACACCAGGGTCTCAGGGACCTCAATTGCTGTTCATAGCCAGATGCTGTCGGTCCTGAACATTGCTCTCTCTTGTGTTGCATTCTCTCCAGACGCTCGGCCAAAGATGCGCAACGTCTTAAGGATGCTCTTCAATGCAAAGTGA